One Panicum virgatum strain AP13 chromosome 9K, P.virgatum_v5, whole genome shotgun sequence genomic region harbors:
- the LOC120648169 gene encoding uncharacterized protein LOC120648169, whose translation MAEPEPRQADVAAFFRDAPPRVVIEIIRRLPVKSILRLRSVCKVLRDVTSYRPLLAAVHILHPPQPLICFSLNACPDHYIPLRDYCVEALDLRSDMLRPILRFTDNEYYDFFENIEGVDAPPIYAFSKGDIKYGEEVGDGEHYPWITVHGSMDGLLLVSFINIWYICNPATRQWVALPDLSNCTVIGLYAHVSSGECRVLIYAGEDDGATRTHYYVLKVGAEQAREIERPIPPPATRGVGVLNIGLGVLSIGLDPASLSPPVQLGCNLHWPPQERQGYRMLAFDTEAEVFSWMSSPNHIREGSVQLLEMDRKLAMSVSRNGRPTLELWRLEDYHNEIWVQIYRIRIPVMHIPELHYIDWFPHVVSPEGDVLIECSSKLLLHCDRNGNLLQKFQFREETPLVRHTLKETLLPHAIFQAPKITNGDFAPPFFEGI comes from the coding sequence AtggcggagccggagccgagGCAGGCCGATGTCGCCGCCTTCTTCCGCGACGCTCCCCCGCGCGTCGTCATTGAGATCATCCGCCGCCTGCCTGTGAAGTCGATCCTGCGCCTCCGCTCGGTCTGCAAGGTCCTGCGCGACGTCACGTCCTACCggcccctcctcgccgccgtccacatCCTCCACCCGCCGCAGCCGCTCATCTGCTTCAGCCTCAACGCCTGCCCCGACCACTACATCCCGCTCAGGGACTACTGCGTCGAGGCCCTCGACCTCCGCTCCGACATGCTACGCCCCATCCTTCGGTTCACCGACAACGAGTACTACGATTTCTTCGAGAACATCGAAGGTGTCGACGCTCCCCCCATCTACGCCTTCAGCAAGGGCGATATCAAGTACGGCGAGGAGGTGGGGGACGGCGAACACTATCCCTGGATCACGGTCCACGGCTCCATGGATGGCCTCCTCCTGGTCTCCTTCATCAACATCTGGTACATCTGCAACCCCGCGACGCGCCAGTGGGTTGCCCTCCCGGACCTCAGCAACTGCACCGTGATTGGGCTCTACGCACACGTCTCTTCCGGTGAGTGCCGTGTGCTGATCTACGCAGGCGAAGATGATGGGGCGACCAGGACTCACTACTACGTTCTCAAGGTGGGCGCTGAGCAGGCCAGGGAGATCGAGCGCCccatcccgccgccggcgaccagggGCGTGGGGGTGCTGAACATCGGGTTGGGGGTGTTGAGCATCGGGCTGGATCCTGCCTCGCTCTCGCCGCCCGTTCAGCTCGGCTGCAACTTGCACTGGCCGCCGCAGGAGCGCCAAGGATACCGCATGCTGGCGTTCGACACAGAGGCCGAGGTGTTCAGCTGGATGAGCTCTCCCAACCACATACGAGAAGGAAGCGTGCAGCTGCTTGAAATGGATCGCAAGCTCGCCATGTCAGTCTCCAGGAACGGCAGGCCAACGCTAGAGCTCTGGCGTCTAGAGGATTACCACAACGAGATTTGGGTCCAGATATACCGGATTAGAATCCCAGTAATGCACATACCTGAGTTGCACTACATAGACTGGTTTCCACATGTTGTCTCACCAGAAGGGGATGTGCTGATCGAATGCTCAAGCAAGCTGTTATTGCACTGTGACAGGAATGGGAATTTGCTTCAGAAGTTTCAGTTTCGTGAGGAGACACCGTTGGTTAGGCATACCCTGAAGGAGACCCTTCTTCCTCATGCTATCTTTCAGGCGCCGAAGATAACCAATGGTGATTTTGCACCGCCATTTTTCGAGGGGATCTAG